From one Conexibacter woesei Iso977N genomic stretch:
- the msrB gene encoding peptide-methionine (R)-S-oxide reductase MsrB has protein sequence MDKIAKTEDQWREELSPDQYAVLRQQATEAPFTGKYVDEKTPGVYKCAGCGAELFRSDDKFDSGSGWPSFTDPAVADSVELRPDNSHGMIRTEAVCAKCGGHLGHVFDDGPRDRGGMRYCINSCAMDLDAGTAA, from the coding sequence ATGGACAAGATCGCAAAGACCGAGGATCAGTGGCGCGAGGAGCTCTCGCCCGACCAGTACGCCGTGCTGCGTCAGCAGGCGACCGAGGCGCCGTTCACGGGCAAGTACGTGGACGAGAAGACGCCCGGCGTCTACAAGTGCGCCGGCTGCGGCGCCGAGCTGTTCCGCTCCGATGACAAGTTCGATTCCGGCTCCGGCTGGCCGTCCTTCACGGACCCGGCCGTCGCCGACAGCGTCGAGCTGCGTCCGGACAACTCCCACGGGATGATCCGGACCGAGGCCGTCTGCGCCAAGTGCGGCGGCCACCTGGGCCACGTCTTCGACGACGGCCCGCGCGACCGCGGGGGGATGCGCTACTGCATCAACTCCTGCGCGATGGACCTGGACGCGGGCACCGCCGCCTAG
- a CDS encoding SRPBCC family protein translates to MSADLTLNIERTYAAPPDRVFDAWTSEEVLRRWFHAEREWDTPEASVDLRVGGEVRVVMRNPATGDEYGGGGRYTEIDPPRRLAFTWLWDNQGTRTLIQLDFAETDDGGTHVAFTHTGLWDEEAVRDHREGWTNCFNNLAAALDGAPEPGR, encoded by the coding sequence GTGAGCGCCGACCTGACCCTCAACATCGAGCGGACCTACGCCGCGCCGCCCGACCGCGTCTTCGACGCGTGGACCAGCGAGGAGGTCCTGCGCCGCTGGTTCCACGCCGAGCGCGAGTGGGACACGCCGGAGGCGTCGGTCGACCTGCGCGTCGGCGGCGAGGTCCGTGTCGTCATGCGCAACCCCGCCACCGGCGACGAGTACGGCGGCGGCGGGCGCTACACCGAGATCGACCCGCCGCGCCGCCTCGCGTTCACCTGGCTCTGGGACAACCAGGGCACCCGGACGCTGATCCAGCTCGACTTCGCCGAGACGGACGACGGTGGCACCCACGTCGCCTTCACCCACACCGGCCTGTGGGACGAGGAGGCCGTCCGCGACCACCGGGAGGGCTGGACCAACTGCTTCAACAACCTCGCCGCCGCGCTCGACGGCGCCCCGGAGCCGGGGCGATGA
- a CDS encoding VOC family protein gives MSDLTQSKTTVNNLGVAMFTVSDVDAAIDFYTSKLGFEVRTDVTFGDPDQGGRWVEVAPPGSTARLALNPPMNGQPGGSSIGLETPDPAAERERLIALGVEPGDLMDMPGTPPMFSLTDADGNYVWIVGV, from the coding sequence ATGAGCGATCTCACGCAGTCCAAGACCACCGTCAACAACCTCGGGGTGGCGATGTTCACCGTCTCCGATGTCGATGCGGCCATCGACTTCTACACCAGCAAGCTGGGGTTCGAGGTCCGGACGGACGTCACCTTCGGCGACCCCGATCAGGGTGGCCGCTGGGTCGAGGTGGCGCCGCCGGGCTCGACGGCCCGCCTCGCCCTGAACCCGCCGATGAACGGCCAGCCCGGCGGCAGCTCGATCGGCCTCGAGACCCCGGACCCCGCCGCCGAGCGCGAGCGCCTCATCGCCCTCGGCGTCGAGCCCGGCGACCTGATGGACATGCCCGGCACGCCCCCGATGTTCTCCCTCACCGACGCCGACGGGAACTACGTCTGGATCGTCGGCGTCTAG
- a CDS encoding ArsR/SmtB family transcription factor translates to MVNDPFKALAHPIRRGIVERLAEGPATVGEATAGFGVSKPAISKHLKVLEETGVVTRAVVGRTHRLSLEPAVLSEAADWMDRQRALWGRLFDVVDDYLKEQDPS, encoded by the coding sequence ATGGTGAACGATCCGTTCAAGGCGCTCGCGCATCCGATCCGGCGAGGCATCGTCGAGCGGTTGGCCGAGGGGCCGGCGACGGTGGGGGAGGCGACGGCGGGGTTCGGGGTCTCGAAGCCCGCGATCTCCAAGCACCTCAAGGTGCTCGAGGAGACCGGCGTCGTCACGCGGGCGGTGGTCGGGCGGACGCACCGGCTGTCGCTCGAGCCCGCCGTCCTCAGCGAGGCCGCTGACTGGATGGATCGCCAACGGGCCCTGTGGGGCCGGCTGTTCGATGTCGTCGACGACTACCTCAAGGAGCAGGATCCGTCATGA
- a CDS encoding DUF899 domain-containing protein, whose protein sequence is MNLPATVSPTEWETARRELLVKEKEHTRAGDAVAAQRRRMPRMLIEKDYTFLGPDGPMSLGDLFQGRRQLIIYRFFFEPGVARWPESGCPGCSMMADQDAHPAHINSRGITLAYMSRAPQEDIARYRARMGFRDVPWVTLTDDFDADMGVDEWHGTNVFIKDDDGRIYRTYLINNRGDERLGSTFSYLDIAPFGRQEEWEDSPAGYPQDGAYAWWRLHDEYEPDIDPWDGKLEEKIALNQEHSRRTSEAAAEAESDDAAGGCACTPAADSQAAEAAR, encoded by the coding sequence ATGAACCTCCCCGCCACCGTCTCGCCCACCGAGTGGGAGACCGCTCGCCGCGAGCTCCTCGTCAAGGAGAAGGAGCACACCCGCGCCGGCGACGCCGTCGCCGCCCAGCGCCGCCGCATGCCGCGCATGCTCATCGAGAAGGACTACACCTTCCTCGGCCCCGACGGCCCGATGTCGCTCGGCGACCTCTTCCAGGGCCGCCGCCAGCTGATCATCTACCGGTTCTTCTTCGAGCCGGGCGTCGCTCGCTGGCCCGAGTCCGGCTGCCCGGGCTGCTCGATGATGGCCGATCAGGACGCGCACCCCGCGCACATCAACTCCCGCGGCATCACGTTGGCCTACATGTCGCGTGCGCCGCAGGAGGATATCGCCCGCTACCGCGCCCGCATGGGCTTCCGCGACGTCCCGTGGGTCACGCTGACCGACGACTTCGACGCCGACATGGGCGTCGACGAGTGGCACGGGACCAACGTCTTCATCAAGGACGACGACGGCCGCATCTACCGGACCTACCTCATCAACAACCGCGGCGACGAGCGCCTCGGCTCGACCTTCTCCTACCTCGACATCGCGCCGTTCGGTCGGCAGGAGGAGTGGGAGGACTCACCCGCCGGCTACCCCCAGGACGGCGCCTACGCCTGGTGGCGCCTCCACGACGAGTACGAGCCCGACATCGACCCCTGGGACGGCAAGTTGGAGGAGAAGATCGCCCTCAACCAGGAGCACTCCCGCCGGACGAGCGAGGCCGCCGCGGAGGCGGAGAGCGACGATGCGGCCGGCGGCTGCGCCTGCACGCCCGCGGCGGACTCCCAGGCGGCAGAGGCGGCGCGGTGA